The proteins below come from a single Aegilops tauschii subsp. strangulata cultivar AL8/78 chromosome 6, Aet v6.0, whole genome shotgun sequence genomic window:
- the LOC109778594 gene encoding E3 ubiquitin-protein ligase BOI: MVDAKSLHQIILDTGHHQPAADQGFAVGASAAAMPMSGPPLPPPLGLRLDGAQEMATNKRKRDQQSSMLGAAQAQQQPIVVDHNLRNHAEKMCTTSREQRQRHISMMISTVVAKARKQLEAKDQEIEWIRSMNWALKERIRNLHMEAQAWRNVAQSSETVANVLRTDLQQVLEQQAVRGSGSDGGEGAAGPCWGEKHVAFCREEHEEEGETPAVEPRVTEVEMCKGCGQRAPVVLLLPCRHLCVCAPCAEAARVCPSCMCVKTGCTSVNFS; encoded by the exons ATGGTCGATGCAAAAAGTCTGCACCAAATTATCCTCGACACCGGCCACCACCAACCCGCCGCTGATCAAGGGTTCGCCGTGGGTGCCTCCGCCGCTGCTATGCCTATGAGTGGgcctccgctgccgccgccgttAGGTCTTAGGCTCGACGGTGCTCAGGAAATGGCCACCAACAAGCGGAAGCGCGACCAACAATCGTCGATGCTTGGTGCCGCCCAAGCGCAACAACAACCGATCGTTGTCGATCACAACCTGCGCAATCAT GCGGAAAAGATGTGTACTACTTCAAGGGAGCAGAGGCAGAGGCACATCAGTATGATGATATCCACCGTGGTGGCCAAGGCGAGGAAGCAGCTCGAGGCCAAGGACCAGGAGATCGAGTGGATCAGGAGCATGAATTGGGCACTCAAGGAGCGCATCAGGAACCTCCACATGGAGGCTCAGGCGTGGCGCAACGTCGCGCAGTCCAGTGAGACCGTGGCCAATGTTCTCCGCACCGACCTTCAGCAGGTGCTCGAGCAGCAAGCGGTTCGTGGCAGTGGCAGCGACGGCGGTGAGGGCGCCGCCGGACCATGTTGGGGGGAGAAGCATGTGGCTTTTTGCAGGGAGGAGCATgaggaggagggtgagacaccgGCAGTGGAGCCCCGAGTGACAGAAGTCGAAATGTGCAAGGGGTGCGGGCAGAGAGCCCCCGTTGTGCTGTTGCTGCCGTGTCGACACCTCTGTGTGTGTGCGCCGTGCGCAGAAGCGGCACGGGTATGCCCATCGTGCATGTGCGTCAAGACTGGCTGTACCAGCGTCAACTTCTCGTGA